From a single Xanthobacter dioxanivorans genomic region:
- a CDS encoding DUF6429 family protein, translating to MDDVDIDRIDDAVLGLLWLTVHDERRAWRGHDWDALDRLHRKGLIADPVNKAKSVVLTDEGLKRAEELFQILFTSPK from the coding sequence ATGGATGACGTTGATATCGATAGAATTGATGATGCGGTTTTGGGGCTGCTGTGGCTGACGGTGCATGACGAGCGGCGAGCCTGGAGGGGGCATGACTGGGATGCGTTGGATCGGTTGCACCGCAAGGGGCTGATTGCCGATCCGGTCAATAAGGCGAAATCTGTCGTTCTGACGGATGAAGGGTTGAAGCGAGCGGAGGAGCTTTTCCAGATCTTGTTCACCTCCCCAAAATAG